A genomic stretch from Methanorbis rubei includes:
- a CDS encoding molybdopterin dinucleotide binding domain-containing protein, translated as MAEGEYSPLPNLFQKENFGDWSKPHLVGGTTEYSSALKLQAMKEGGLRKYGNGIIVSVVTCTEIKQGVAIETGKTSQKYFDACSLIELHEEDFKALGINQNTNVRVTSAAGSVILKAVTATQSLYPGLGHIPMGPWANILVPSYTYSTGEPCFCGFDCLIEPAPQEKIEKAVKMMHDKCGLKYVGDPHYD; from the coding sequence ATGGCAGAAGGAGAATACTCCCCCCTACCAAACCTTTTTCAGAAGGAAAACTTCGGAGACTGGTCCAAGCCACACCTCGTCGGCGGAACCACCGAATACTCCTCAGCTCTCAAACTTCAGGCAATGAAGGAAGGAGGACTGAGAAAATACGGCAACGGTATCATCGTCAGTGTCGTCACCTGCACAGAAATCAAGCAGGGTGTTGCAATCGAAACCGGAAAGACATCTCAGAAGTACTTCGACGCATGTTCACTCATTGAACTCCACGAAGAAGACTTCAAAGCACTCGGAATCAACCAAAACACCAACGTCAGAGTCACCAGCGCAGCAGGAAGTGTTATCCTCAAGGCAGTTACCGCAACCCAGAGTCTGTATCCAGGACTGGGCCACATCCCAATGGGACCGTGGGCAAACATCCTTGTTCCATCATACACGTACTCAACCGGTGAGCCATGCTTCTGTGGATTTGACTGTCTCATCGAACCAGCTCCGCAGGAAAAGATTGAGAAAGCTGTAAAGATGATGCACGATAAATGTGGTCTGAAATATGTAGGAGACCCGCACTATGACTAA
- a CDS encoding hydrogenase iron-sulfur subunit, producing MADEWKPKIIGIICNWCSYAGADGAGSARTQYPPDVRIVRVMCTGRIDTLFVLKAFADGADGVLVSGCHFGDCHYLAGNYKAAKRMFLVKSVMQNMGLEHKRFRMTFVSASEGAKWAVVINDVINTVKEIGPSPIAAERKRRGL from the coding sequence ATGGCTGACGAGTGGAAACCCAAGATTATCGGTATCATCTGCAACTGGTGTTCCTATGCCGGAGCAGACGGTGCGGGCTCAGCCCGTACTCAGTACCCGCCGGACGTAAGAATTGTCCGTGTGATGTGTACCGGACGTATCGACACGCTCTTTGTCCTGAAAGCATTCGCTGACGGAGCAGACGGTGTTCTCGTTTCCGGCTGTCACTTCGGTGACTGCCACTACCTTGCAGGAAACTACAAGGCAGCAAAGAGAATGTTCCTCGTAAAGAGTGTTATGCAGAACATGGGTCTGGAACACAAACGTTTCAGAATGACCTTTGTGTCCGCATCAGAAGGTGCAAAGTGGGCAGTCGTCATCAACGATGTTATCAACACCGTGAAAGAGATCGGACCAAGCCCCATTGCAGCAGAAAGAAAGAGAAGAGGTCTTTAA
- a CDS encoding CoB--CoM heterodisulfide reductase iron-sulfur subunit A family protein: MVYSGKKASESNEAPVEPRIGVFICHCGTNIAGSLDVIAVKEYALTLPHVVVSENYAYMCSTPGQNMIHDAIEKDHLTGIVVAACTPRLHEPTFRTATANGGLNPFRFEMANIRDQGSWVHMHDWDGGTEKAKDAVRIAVAKATMLEDLYPMAVPVEHRAMVIGAGVAGIQTSMDLAKAGIETYLIEKEPTIGGRMSQLDKTFPTLDCSQCILSPKMAEAGRMPGIKLYTLAEVEAVEGYIGAFDVTIRRHARGVLTPDEAAARGIVGGGCTGCGDCSQVCPVVRPNSWEFGMAPRKAIYIQHAQVVPLIYTIDFDACVKCGLCETACGTKKAIDLNMEDELFTIKVGTVILATGYETFPIEEKSEWGYKLYDNVISSLEFERLICASGPTIGHLIRPSDGETPKSVGFVLCAGSRDNTGIGKPYCSRFCCMYSLKHAHQVIEKIPGCRAYIFYMDIRSFGKAYEEFYYRIQEEGAKFIRGRVAQIQELPNKNLLVVAEDTLLGMPVEIEVDLVVLAAAVQPTAETEVVRRLFGVSCSADKWLLEAHPKLDPCGTTTAGVYLAGVCQGPKDIPDTVAQAEGAASAASIPIHSGQVELEPYYAQCVEKLCAGCGMCVGQCPYSALSMIVADDGRTVMTVTAAKCKGCGTCGGFCPGGAIRMQHFTSPQILAQIDAFFLGGEQ; the protein is encoded by the coding sequence ATGGTATACTCTGGTAAGAAAGCTTCTGAATCAAACGAAGCGCCAGTTGAACCGAGAATCGGTGTGTTCATCTGCCACTGCGGAACGAACATCGCCGGCTCCCTGGATGTCATTGCTGTCAAAGAATACGCTCTGACTCTCCCGCACGTCGTCGTCTCTGAAAACTACGCATACATGTGTTCGACCCCTGGTCAGAACATGATCCACGACGCTATCGAAAAAGATCACCTCACCGGTATCGTCGTCGCAGCATGTACCCCCCGTCTTCACGAGCCTACCTTCCGTACGGCAACTGCAAACGGCGGACTCAACCCGTTCCGGTTCGAGATGGCAAACATCCGTGACCAGGGATCCTGGGTTCACATGCACGACTGGGACGGTGGAACCGAAAAGGCCAAAGACGCAGTCCGCATCGCTGTTGCAAAAGCAACCATGCTCGAGGACCTCTACCCGATGGCAGTTCCGGTTGAACACCGTGCAATGGTTATCGGTGCCGGTGTTGCCGGTATTCAGACCTCCATGGACCTTGCAAAAGCCGGTATCGAAACCTATCTCATTGAGAAGGAACCGACCATCGGCGGCCGCATGTCCCAGCTCGACAAAACCTTCCCGACCCTCGACTGCTCCCAGTGCATTCTGTCTCCGAAGATGGCAGAAGCCGGACGTATGCCGGGCATCAAACTCTACACCCTCGCAGAGGTTGAAGCAGTTGAAGGTTACATCGGCGCATTCGACGTTACCATCCGCCGTCACGCCCGCGGTGTTCTCACTCCGGACGAGGCAGCAGCAAGGGGAATCGTTGGTGGAGGATGTACTGGTTGTGGCGACTGTTCACAGGTTTGTCCTGTCGTAAGACCGAACTCTTGGGAATTCGGCATGGCTCCGCGTAAGGCAATCTACATCCAGCACGCTCAGGTCGTTCCGCTTATCTACACGATCGACTTCGATGCATGTGTGAAATGTGGTCTTTGTGAGACCGCGTGTGGTACCAAGAAAGCAATCGACCTCAACATGGAAGACGAGCTCTTCACCATCAAGGTCGGAACTGTCATTCTTGCAACCGGTTACGAAACCTTCCCGATCGAAGAGAAGTCTGAGTGGGGTTACAAACTCTACGACAACGTCATCTCCTCTCTTGAGTTCGAGCGTTTAATCTGTGCATCCGGACCCACCATCGGTCACCTTATCCGTCCGTCCGACGGCGAGACACCGAAATCCGTTGGATTCGTGCTTTGTGCAGGTTCCCGTGACAACACCGGTATCGGCAAACCGTACTGCTCCAGATTCTGCTGCATGTACTCGCTGAAACACGCCCACCAGGTCATTGAAAAGATTCCGGGATGTAGAGCATACATCTTCTACATGGACATCCGTTCCTTCGGTAAGGCATACGAGGAGTTCTACTACCGTATTCAGGAAGAGGGTGCAAAGTTCATCCGTGGACGTGTCGCTCAGATTCAGGAACTGCCGAACAAGAACCTTCTCGTCGTTGCCGAAGACACGCTCCTTGGTATGCCGGTCGAGATCGAAGTCGACCTTGTTGTCCTCGCAGCAGCTGTCCAGCCGACCGCAGAGACCGAAGTCGTCCGCAGACTCTTTGGTGTCTCCTGCTCTGCAGACAAATGGCTACTTGAAGCCCACCCGAAACTTGACCCGTGCGGAACTACTACTGCCGGTGTCTATCTTGCAGGTGTCTGTCAGGGTCCAAAAGACATTCCTGACACTGTAGCACAGGCAGAAGGTGCCGCGTCCGCAGCATCCATCCCAATCCATTCCGGTCAGGTTGAACTTGAGCCGTACTACGCCCAGTGCGTGGAAAAGCTCTGTGCAGGCTGTGGAATGTGCGTTGGCCAGTGCCCGTACTCTGCTCTGTCGATGATCGTCGCTGACGATGGTCGCACGGTCATGACCGTCACTGCAGCAAAATGTAAGGGCTGCGGTACCTGTGGTGGATTCTGCCCAGGCGGAGCAATCCGCATGCAGCACTTCACGAGCCCGCAGATTCTTGCCCAGATTGATGCATTCTTCCTGGGAGGTGAGCAGTAA
- the hdrB gene encoding CoB--CoM heterodisulfide reductase subunit B, with translation MSGNNHQFAFFLGCIAPNRYPGIESAAIRTGKKLDIDLVPLKGASCCPAPGAFGSIDLNVWYAMAARNLVLAEQMGMDIALICNGCYKSIWEVNHKLKHNAELRDAVNEVLKEVDMEYKGTINVYHLAELYYNDEICGLAKLKDSVNTPLTGVKVACHYGCHLLKPRKDREFAGDVIGDTEHPTWFEELVDALGADAVEYRNKMECCGAGGGVRGYDIAHALDITNEKLINMTDAGAEAIVDTCPFCQLQFDRGQYEIQEKFGVEWNLPVLHFCEMLGLAQGMSPVELGLDLHQISCKPFLDKINGGQ, from the coding sequence ATGTCAGGCAACAATCATCAATTCGCATTCTTCCTCGGCTGCATTGCACCAAACCGATACCCTGGTATTGAGTCTGCTGCAATCCGCACCGGCAAAAAGCTCGACATCGACCTTGTTCCCTTAAAGGGTGCATCTTGCTGTCCGGCTCCCGGCGCATTCGGATCCATCGATCTGAACGTCTGGTACGCCATGGCAGCCCGTAACCTGGTTCTTGCCGAACAGATGGGCATGGACATTGCATTGATTTGCAACGGCTGTTACAAGTCCATCTGGGAAGTCAACCACAAATTAAAACACAACGCAGAACTCCGCGACGCCGTCAACGAAGTCTTAAAAGAAGTCGACATGGAATACAAGGGCACCATCAACGTGTACCACCTTGCCGAACTCTACTACAACGACGAAATCTGCGGACTCGCCAAACTGAAAGACAGTGTCAACACGCCCCTTACCGGTGTCAAAGTTGCCTGCCACTACGGCTGTCACCTGCTGAAACCAAGAAAGGATCGTGAGTTTGCCGGCGACGTCATCGGCGACACCGAGCACCCGACCTGGTTCGAAGAGCTTGTCGATGCCCTTGGTGCAGATGCTGTTGAATACCGCAACAAAATGGAGTGCTGTGGTGCCGGCGGAGGTGTCCGCGGCTATGACATCGCTCATGCCCTTGACATCACCAACGAAAAGCTGATCAACATGACCGACGCAGGTGCTGAGGCAATCGTTGACACCTGTCCGTTCTGCCAACTGCAGTTCGACCGCGGTCAGTATGAGATTCAGGAGAAGTTCGGTGTCGAATGGAACCTGCCGGTTCTTCACTTCTGTGAAATGCTCGGACTCGCTCAGGGCATGAGCCCGGTTGAACTCGGCCTTGACCTGCACCAGATCTCCTGCAAACCATTCCTTGACAAGATTAACGGAGGTCAGTAA
- the hdrC gene encoding CoB--CoM heterodisulfide reductase subunit C, producing the protein MASAKAYKDAALSKRLADRSYRPALDSDPTFVGDVERISGTTAHLCYQCGTCTGSCPSAPRSSYRIRNFMRRTNLGLKEVSLNDPDLWLCTTCYTCSDRCPRDLIPTDVIMAMRNMAAAQGVLPKNMLGTVNFIYQTGHGVPNSDGNRAARVKLGLEPEPETTSKYPEYLPAIRKILEAYGTKQLADKVLAEGQ; encoded by the coding sequence ATGGCAAGTGCAAAAGCATACAAAGATGCAGCGTTATCCAAACGCCTTGCAGACCGGTCTTACCGCCCTGCTCTGGACTCTGACCCGACCTTCGTCGGCGACGTCGAAAGAATCAGCGGTACGACAGCCCACCTCTGTTACCAGTGTGGTACCTGTACCGGTTCCTGTCCGTCTGCACCCCGCAGCAGCTACCGTATCCGGAACTTCATGCGGCGAACCAACCTTGGCTTAAAGGAAGTCAGTCTTAACGACCCGGACCTGTGGCTGTGCACGACGTGCTACACCTGCAGTGACCGCTGTCCGAGAGACCTGATCCCGACCGACGTCATCATGGCAATGCGCAACATGGCAGCTGCCCAGGGCGTTCTCCCGAAGAACATGCTCGGCACGGTCAACTTCATCTACCAGACCGGCCACGGTGTTCCAAACTCTGACGGCAACCGTGCCGCAAGAGTCAAACTCGGTCTCGAACCCGAGCCGGAAACTACCTCCAAATACCCAGAATATCTGCCGGCCATCCGTAAGATCCTTGAAGCCTACGGAACCAAACAGCTCGCAGACAAAGTCCTTGCGGAGGGTCAGTAA
- a CDS encoding 4Fe-4S binding protein, translated as MAMSTMYPKYSTKMENDTVIMEQRLLSKVSNLVLNTTKCTGCGICSEVCPKDAIVLGLVGAVCRGAVEDEAAISVDPVKCSYCGVCTIMCPFDALEVRVDGEPSLPIKEQEGFPEYDFTAEIDENKCVRCTTCSEACPSDAIVRNTPIYEGEVADGVKRQAALDAVTTLVVDKEKCSVCGICASLCPALKIKRVPFTAEHVGSAGEVVWDKSLCDACQICATACPDDAITVERVVKAESKLPGYVVIDQDLCITCSWCEKVCPEEAVTIKKFFDGDIIFNPDKCPGGCSTCVDICPCNAIYLPTPVPALQLKKNGIEANIAVNKDLCILCGACVNACPSEDVITIKRTGIHVKGPETDLYKTIVAKLCVPRSSKVREDKFGQVELKSLE; from the coding sequence ATGGCAATGAGCACAATGTATCCAAAATACTCCACGAAGATGGAGAATGACACCGTCATCATGGAGCAGCGCCTCCTGAGTAAGGTGTCCAACCTCGTGTTAAACACGACCAAATGTACCGGATGCGGTATCTGTTCTGAAGTCTGTCCCAAGGACGCAATCGTTCTTGGCCTGGTCGGTGCAGTCTGCCGCGGCGCAGTCGAAGACGAAGCCGCAATCTCCGTTGACCCCGTAAAGTGTTCCTACTGCGGTGTCTGTACGATTATGTGTCCGTTTGACGCCCTTGAGGTCAGAGTTGACGGTGAACCGAGCCTTCCCATTAAGGAGCAGGAAGGTTTCCCGGAGTATGACTTCACCGCTGAGATTGATGAAAATAAATGCGTCCGCTGCACAACCTGCAGTGAAGCATGCCCGAGCGATGCTATCGTTCGCAACACCCCGATCTATGAGGGCGAGGTTGCTGACGGTGTCAAACGCCAGGCAGCTCTTGACGCTGTGACCACTCTTGTTGTCGACAAGGAAAAGTGCAGTGTTTGTGGTATCTGCGCCTCCCTCTGTCCGGCACTGAAGATTAAGCGGGTTCCGTTTACCGCTGAGCATGTCGGTTCCGCCGGTGAAGTCGTCTGGGACAAATCCCTCTGCGACGCATGCCAGATTTGCGCAACCGCCTGTCCTGATGACGCTATCACCGTTGAACGCGTGGTAAAAGCTGAGAGCAAACTCCCAGGTTACGTTGTCATCGACCAGGACCTCTGCATTACCTGCAGCTGGTGTGAGAAAGTTTGCCCAGAAGAAGCTGTTACTATTAAGAAATTCTTCGACGGCGACATCATCTTCAACCCTGACAAATGTCCGGGAGGATGTTCCACCTGCGTTGACATCTGCCCGTGCAATGCGATCTATCTGCCGACCCCTGTTCCTGCTCTTCAGCTGAAGAAGAACGGTATCGAAGCGAATATCGCTGTCAACAAAGACCTCTGCATTCTGTGCGGTGCCTGTGTCAACGCATGCCCGTCGGAAGATGTCATTACCATCAAACGTACCGGCATCCATGTCAAGGGTCCTGAGACCGACCTGTACAAGACCATCGTTGCCAAGCTGTGTGTCCCGCGTTCCTCCAAAGTCCGCGAAGACAAGTTCGGCCAGGTTGAATTAAAATCTCTGGAGTGA
- a CDS encoding indolepyruvate ferredoxin oxidoreductase subunit alpha: MAFAMHINMERCTGCNNCVVACPVNALELNTVDPASTDKIYLVQNGKAMILDIDHELCAGCGVCVEACPYDVIRLVGPQDGPVAAKAVSGATH, from the coding sequence ATGGCATTTGCAATGCATATCAACATGGAGCGATGTACCGGTTGTAACAATTGTGTGGTCGCCTGCCCGGTGAACGCACTGGAACTTAACACAGTAGATCCTGCCTCAACTGACAAGATCTATCTCGTACAGAATGGCAAGGCAATGATCCTTGACATTGATCACGAGCTGTGTGCTGGTTGCGGTGTATGCGTCGAAGCATGCCCATATGATGTTATTAGACTGGTAGGACCGCAGGATGGACCTGTTGCAGCGAAAGCTGTCTCTGGAGCCACCCACTAA
- a CDS encoding tRNA(Ile2) 2-agmatinylcytidine synthetase has product MITLYPEQVKERFGPLFCRRLLVMTDEKEGVAELHEQCHARGPIEWDHMNRRRAGGALISAKTEGTTMTMTARIGSYPIRFGPSDTELGGQALEAVIVNGDEVATKWAGAAGAGVGIAACLAQAPGVIRTEYNSEEDLHVGGAHICRSTIVLPKYEKITFGIDDTDTKESGATWVLAMKCGEACTLDGVIFLGMRIIQLNPKAPEKTTNCTGSVITFAVRPDKKEELITFVKKFVEERSVSPDTGICYWPGIKLPESSYAKRIKTELLTKDEANKEAEKLGVSFIDSANGKGRIGALGALLWANGGVEVAGLYGETP; this is encoded by the coding sequence ATGATTACTCTATATCCGGAACAGGTAAAAGAGCGGTTCGGACCGCTGTTCTGCCGCCGACTGCTGGTGATGACCGACGAAAAGGAAGGAGTCGCCGAACTTCACGAACAGTGTCATGCCCGCGGCCCCATTGAATGGGATCACATGAACCGCCGCAGGGCAGGAGGCGCACTCATTTCTGCAAAGACCGAAGGAACCACCATGACCATGACTGCGAGGATTGGATCCTATCCAATCCGGTTCGGTCCCTCGGACACTGAACTCGGCGGCCAGGCATTGGAAGCAGTCATCGTGAATGGAGATGAAGTCGCAACCAAATGGGCGGGAGCGGCAGGAGCCGGAGTCGGCATCGCCGCATGCCTTGCTCAGGCACCAGGAGTCATCAGAACCGAGTACAACTCAGAAGAGGATCTCCATGTGGGCGGAGCACACATCTGCCGAAGCACGATCGTTTTGCCAAAATATGAAAAGATCACCTTCGGCATCGACGACACCGACACCAAAGAGAGCGGAGCAACATGGGTCCTCGCCATGAAATGCGGCGAGGCCTGCACACTTGACGGAGTAATCTTTCTTGGCATGAGAATTATCCAGCTCAATCCGAAAGCTCCGGAAAAAACCACGAACTGTACGGGTTCAGTCATCACCTTTGCAGTGCGACCGGACAAAAAAGAGGAACTCATAACGTTCGTCAAAAAATTTGTCGAAGAGAGATCAGTCAGCCCTGACACCGGCATCTGCTACTGGCCGGGAATCAAACTGCCGGAATCATCCTACGCAAAACGGATCAAAACCGAACTGCTGACAAAGGATGAAGCAAACAAAGAAGCAGAAAAACTTGGTGTGTCATTCATCGACTCAGCAAACGGCAAGGGAAGAATAGGTGCTCTTGGAGCACTCCTGTGGGCAAACGGAGGTGTAGAAGTTGCAGGGCTATATGGCGAAACTCCATGA
- the mmp11 gene encoding methanogenesis marker protein 11, with protein sequence MAKLHDPYQAPYQEIIAVASSDGKQIELIECFDCIGGGMWVAKHYAQSPLVNSVRKVGTTIRYHITPGSAELHLVGSKFPAGIAGAAVTDNEIAISYLGMGGGGVGASICRAGARGVLRAETTPCGGGKLAGSTLHLKRMERVIIGIDDTDTPEVGATWALTHNIAREVEDENSRYLSHTITQLFPVAQRTKNCVAVAIEFATTEPETLITNVQKLVEKYTLSDKTGMVVFRGFDPSPLEEYAWMVKRGEITLDQMEAIKKYIEIRIGGPGIIGAAAAIPLYTRFEEALLLCGHL encoded by the coding sequence ATGGCGAAACTCCATGATCCGTATCAGGCTCCGTATCAGGAGATCATCGCTGTCGCATCAAGCGACGGCAAACAAATCGAACTCATCGAATGCTTCGACTGCATCGGCGGAGGAATGTGGGTCGCAAAACATTACGCCCAAAGTCCGCTGGTCAACAGCGTTCGAAAAGTGGGAACCACAATCCGGTACCACATAACTCCAGGATCTGCAGAACTGCATCTGGTGGGATCAAAGTTTCCCGCAGGAATTGCGGGAGCTGCGGTTACTGACAACGAAATTGCCATCTCATACCTCGGCATGGGCGGAGGAGGAGTCGGCGCGTCCATCTGTCGGGCAGGAGCAAGAGGCGTCCTTCGTGCGGAAACGACACCATGCGGCGGAGGAAAACTCGCCGGCTCAACTTTGCATCTGAAAAGAATGGAACGTGTCATTATCGGCATTGACGACACCGACACGCCGGAAGTTGGAGCAACATGGGCACTGACCCACAACATTGCCCGCGAAGTGGAAGATGAAAACTCCCGCTACCTCTCCCACACCATCACCCAGCTCTTCCCGGTAGCACAGCGGACGAAGAACTGTGTCGCAGTCGCGATCGAGTTTGCCACAACCGAGCCTGAGACCTTGATCACAAACGTCCAGAAACTTGTGGAGAAGTACACGCTCTCCGACAAAACCGGCATGGTGGTCTTCCGCGGATTTGATCCGTCACCGCTCGAAGAGTACGCATGGATGGTCAAGCGCGGTGAGATCACACTGGATCAGATGGAAGCGATCAAAAAATACATCGAGATTCGCATCGGCGGGCCGGGAATTATCGGGGCGGCCGCAGCAATTCCGCTCTACACCAGATTTGAAGAGGCACTGTTACTATGTGGACATCTCTGA
- a CDS encoding radical SAM protein, translated as MWTSLKAQLLEVGTVKLTGADATEYESKSTAGPGAGGRGSVFFSYEGHRVRLAVAEDSPITIRHIGGGTVMLTYGCIEVLGKLEKPGSHCPGQAYITISGSCIYHCRYCPVPGNAAPTKSIDEIVTLVKNAGDIHAISLTSGVVGTVEEEEKRALDAVLALKQFNLPIGVSIYPVAGTAQRLHEAGAGEVKFNLETATPELFKEMCPGMDRDLINAELDEAVTLFGKNHVFTNLIFGLGETDDEMKAAIDEVCRRGIIPTLRPFSPAADLKDLPRPGFKRFMNLYKHHRAALAANGLDTAKAETMCIACTGCDMVPGLD; from the coding sequence ATGTGGACATCTCTGAAAGCCCAACTGCTTGAGGTTGGCACGGTGAAACTCACCGGAGCTGACGCGACCGAGTACGAATCAAAGTCAACCGCAGGACCGGGAGCAGGAGGTCGCGGTTCGGTGTTCTTCAGCTACGAAGGACACCGCGTGCGGCTCGCGGTCGCCGAAGACTCACCGATCACCATCCGCCACATCGGCGGTGGAACCGTGATGCTGACTTACGGATGCATCGAGGTTTTGGGAAAACTCGAAAAGCCGGGAAGCCACTGCCCGGGCCAGGCCTACATCACCATTAGCGGCTCATGCATCTACCACTGCAGATACTGTCCGGTCCCGGGCAATGCAGCGCCGACAAAATCCATTGACGAGATCGTCACGCTCGTGAAAAATGCCGGCGACATTCATGCGATATCACTCACAAGCGGCGTTGTCGGAACTGTTGAAGAGGAAGAGAAGCGTGCTCTTGATGCAGTATTAGCCTTGAAACAGTTCAACCTCCCGATCGGAGTTTCCATTTATCCGGTTGCGGGAACCGCACAGAGACTCCATGAAGCAGGAGCAGGCGAAGTAAAATTCAATCTTGAAACCGCAACTCCCGAACTCTTCAAAGAGATGTGCCCAGGTATGGACCGCGACCTCATCAACGCAGAACTTGATGAGGCCGTGACGCTGTTTGGAAAAAATCATGTCTTCACCAATCTCATCTTCGGACTCGGCGAGACCGATGATGAGATGAAGGCAGCAATCGATGAGGTATGCAGACGCGGCATTATTCCAACACTTCGTCCATTCTCTCCCGCAGCAGATCTGAAGGACCTCCCCCGTCCGGGATTCAAGCGGTTCATGAATCTCTACAAACACCATCGTGCGGCCCTTGCGGCAAACGGACTTGACACCGCCAAGGCAGAAACCATGTGCATCGCCTGCACCGGATGCGATATGGTGCCGGGCCTTGACTAA
- a CDS encoding DUF7714 family protein, whose product MIFPSECKYIGSAATKPHGDTVYFLTKYLIHPVPEGFEILEVEHAGESGYMRPVKSVRQLVGPNDIAVWEGPITPHDRVGLIRKALSTGKRCTIFGAQDEHMTFVLDPDFAGLETVHVYDIKPPRPNLSATIHILEDLGFFGQQNIMFDHHVRDISEIPADVYPCRAGGFPKTLDRDELQGGEHIACCVTGRHICSECYEDEFVYEDTCPLSQIAEEPFIARCCRADRSGIGIYNGKFGAVVHWGSSPRTMLEAVDAMLEEWHKRKEETHG is encoded by the coding sequence ATGATCTTCCCCAGCGAATGCAAATACATCGGCAGTGCGGCGACAAAACCGCACGGAGACACCGTGTATTTCCTGACAAAATATCTGATACATCCAGTACCGGAAGGGTTTGAAATTCTGGAAGTGGAACATGCTGGGGAAAGCGGATACATGAGACCGGTAAAGTCGGTCAGACAGCTGGTCGGCCCAAATGATATTGCAGTTTGGGAAGGGCCAATCACCCCCCACGACAGAGTTGGTCTCATCAGAAAAGCACTCTCGACCGGCAAGCGGTGCACGATTTTTGGAGCACAGGACGAACATATGACGTTCGTGCTGGATCCGGATTTTGCAGGGCTTGAAACAGTGCATGTCTATGACATCAAGCCGCCGCGTCCGAACCTTTCGGCAACGATTCACATTCTCGAAGACTTAGGATTCTTCGGCCAGCAAAATATTATGTTCGACCATCACGTCCGCGACATCTCCGAAATTCCGGCTGATGTGTATCCATGCAGAGCCGGAGGGTTTCCCAAAACCCTTGACCGCGACGAGCTGCAGGGCGGCGAGCATATTGCCTGCTGTGTAACCGGCCGCCACATCTGCAGCGAGTGTTATGAGGATGAGTTTGTCTATGAAGACACCTGTCCGCTTTCGCAGATTGCAGAAGAGCCCTTCATCGCACGATGCTGTCGTGCCGACCGAAGCGGAATCGGTATCTACAATGGAAAGTTCGGGGCAGTGGTTCACTGGGGTTCATCTCCGAGAACGATGCTCGAAGCGGTTGACGCGATGCTTGAGGAGTGGCATAAGAGAAAGGAGGAGACGCATGGTTAA
- a CDS encoding deoxyribonuclease IV has product MVKLGLHVSIAGAMANSVERAQALGCDTFQIFTRSPRVWAAKPIEPSVANAFVTALAASGIGPVVDHMPYLPNPAAEKPEIYDRSIATLTEELNRCAMLKIPYLVTHLGHHGEEGHKKGQERVIAAIGQALDNAEGDTMILLENTANEKNTVGGTFTDVGVIADGLGREPRVGFCFDTCHAAAAGYDLKGHGAATVFGWFADEAGDLLRLKVIHLNDMKGGVGSHLDRHEHIGLGSLGEETIRDVLTLPKISHCSFIMETPSDDRRDDAGNMAVARKLAGM; this is encoded by the coding sequence ATGGTTAAGCTTGGACTGCATGTTTCGATTGCCGGGGCAATGGCGAATTCTGTTGAGCGGGCGCAGGCGCTTGGCTGTGATACATTTCAGATATTTACACGGAGTCCGCGGGTCTGGGCGGCAAAGCCGATCGAACCTTCAGTGGCAAATGCTTTCGTCACAGCTCTTGCCGCGTCCGGTATCGGCCCCGTGGTGGATCACATGCCGTACCTGCCAAACCCTGCGGCAGAAAAACCGGAGATTTACGATCGGTCGATTGCAACGCTCACCGAGGAGCTGAATCGGTGTGCGATGCTGAAGATCCCCTATCTTGTGACCCATCTCGGCCATCACGGCGAAGAGGGGCATAAGAAAGGACAGGAGAGAGTGATTGCTGCGATCGGCCAGGCGCTTGACAATGCTGAAGGCGACACGATGATTCTTCTTGAAAATACGGCGAACGAAAAAAATACGGTTGGCGGAACGTTCACGGATGTCGGTGTTATTGCTGATGGGCTTGGTCGCGAGCCAAGAGTTGGTTTTTGTTTTGACACCTGCCATGCGGCAGCGGCAGGATATGATCTCAAAGGTCATGGTGCGGCAACGGTTTTCGGCTGGTTTGCTGATGAGGCGGGTGATCTTTTGCGTCTCAAAGTGATTCACTTAAACGATATGAAGGGAGGCGTGGGCTCACATCTCGACCGCCACGAACATATCGGTCTTGGGTCGCTCGGCGAGGAAACAATTCGCGATGTGCTGACGCTCCCAAAAATTTCCCACTGCTCTTTCATCATGGAGACACCGTCAGATGATCGCCGTGATGATGCAGGAAACATGGCCGTCGCACGAAAACTTGCCGGGATGTGA